Proteins encoded together in one bacterium window:
- a CDS encoding Mur ligase domain-containing protein gives MFKQGQHIHLIGIGGSGMSGIAEVLLNLKCQVSGSDIHPGDTTKRLEMLGGKIYYGHNANNIKDVDVVVYSSAVSEDNVEVAYAKSKRIPVIPRAEMLAELMRLKYGIAIAGAHGKTTTTSMISLILTKAEFDPTVVVGGRFNDIGSNARLGNSEYMVAETDESDGSFLKLSPIISVVTNIDREHLDFYKDLDEIKLAFLTFMNKVPFYGRVIFCLDCPNLRDIMEKIERKWT, from the coding sequence ATGTTTAAACAAGGCCAACATATACATTTAATTGGTATCGGTGGTAGTGGTATGAGTGGTATTGCTGAGGTGTTGTTAAATCTGAAATGCCAGGTAAGTGGGTCAGATATTCATCCCGGTGATACCACGAAAAGGCTTGAAATGTTAGGTGGAAAAATATATTATGGACATAATGCTAATAATATTAAAGATGTAGATGTTGTAGTTTATTCTTCTGCGGTTAGTGAGGATAATGTGGAGGTAGCGTATGCTAAATCTAAGCGAATACCAGTTATCCCTCGTGCGGAGATGCTTGCCGAGTTGATGCGGCTTAAATATGGGATTGCCATTGCCGGCGCACATGGCAAAACAACCACAACCTCAATGATTTCATTAATTTTAACTAAAGCCGAATTCGACCCAACTGTTGTCGTTGGCGGCAGATTTAACGATATTGGAAGTAATGCCCGATTGGGTAATTCTGAATATATGGTTGCAGAAACAGATGAAAGTGATGGAAGTTTCTTAAAACTTTCGCCCATCATCTCTGTTGTAACTAATATTGACCGTGAACACCTTGATTTTTATAAGGATTTAGATGAAATTAAACTTGCATTTCTTACATTTATGAACAAAGTTCCGTTTTATGGACGGGTAATCTTTTGTCTGGATTGTCCAAATCTCCGTGATATAATGGAAAAAATAGAAAGGAAATGGAC